The genome window GGAATACTAATTGGATTATGAAGAACAGAGCCATTATGATTTGTTGGGTCTTCCTTCAGTAAATTTCAATCCATTTATACTTagatgagttttaaaatattgttcaaCAACATAGCAATTTGCAATATGTAGTTTATCTTTAGGAGAAAGTAGATTTGAATTAAGTGCATTGTCATCTCATctctttaattttacattttaattcaacTCAACAAAGTGTAGTTGAATTAAGTGCATTAATGTCATCTTTACCTCATTCATTTTACTTTCTTGGCTTTGAGAGGTGGTAGAGTTTGTCAGTCAAAAAAATTCCCCAGGGCTGCTTTCTCAAATCTAGAATACATATAGCACAAAATACTGTAAATTGAGTAACATCATCATGAAGGCTAATGGAAATAAAAGTTcctcctagattttttttcacatttatgcCAGTCAGTACCCTACgaatattataaacaaaataaactgttATCAaaaccatcaacaacaaaacatcgTTCTTGTATTccttgcccctgcctctgccctgttaAGTTTTTCTGGAAATATGAGCAGTATTAATACACTTCAGAACCAATACCACATATGCAAACCTATGATACCACAGTGTTCATTATTGGTTAGTGTATATCACCTGTTGCAAGTGGCTTAGAAGGAGAGGTTCTGAGTGACTTGAACTCatcctccttttaaaaatcaaaacaaacaaaaaaaaaccccaaactttaatttttgtttgtttgttaacacTCCAGTTCTTACCAACcactcctggtctaccctctcacacttcttcccattcctcctccctgatCTCCAAGATgtctccccacctcaccctcctACCATACCAGGACTCCCtactccttggggcctcaagtctctccagggttatgtgcatcttctctcaccgaggccagaccaggcagtcctatgctgtgtgtgtgtcaggggtctTATTTCAGcaagtgtatgctgcctggtggtcactcagtgtctgagagagctcagggatccaggttaatttCTGGTCATTTTATGGGgtggccctcctcctcagcttcttccagcatttccccaattcaaccaaagaggtcccagacttcagtccaatgggtgGGTGTAGTATTTGCATCCATCTCAGTAAGCTGCTTGCcaaggcctctcagaggacagtcatactaGACTCCTctctgtaagtacaccatagtatcagtaatagtgtcaggccttgaagccccccttgagatggatcccaccTTTGAGTAGTTATTGGATCActttcccagtctcctctccGTTTTTgaccctgaagttcttttagacaaaaaCAATACTGGGTCAGAATTTTcgtctgtgggatggcaaccccatccctccacttgatgccctgtctttctactggaggtggaaaGGGATTTCTCTATTCCTACTGTTGGGCATATCAACCTTTGGGTCCTgtgaatctctcacctcccaggtctctggtactttttagagcatctctccacctcctacctcccaaagttgtttgtttccattcattcttttggccttcagggcttcaacTTCTTTTGCAGgcaaaagaatggaaatagaaaatatcatcttgagtaagataactcagacccaaaaggacatgcatagtatgtactcaagtaagtgggtattagccaaaaatatAGAGTACCCAGGATACAATGCCCAGAACTTAAGAAGGTAAGCGgaagggcccaaatgaggatgcctgAATCCTACTTAGGAGGAAGAATCAATcacagggggcagagggagggacggACCTGGGTCAGAGATTGGACAGAGAGGGGAAAAgtggaacatgatcaggtatttggTGGGGGGACAGGATTGAAGCTATCCTCCtaactttaaatttttgataaactcatgaaataagaaaaaaatcaaaaatgtacttctttaataaaagtatttatttcaaaactaaaaccaaaagaaactacTATGCAAAATTTGAGAACTTAACccattttttttaacccatttttttctattataattttataaatttgaaatagTCTAAAAGATATACTATTTGGAATACAGTGCTTTTAATGTTAAAACAGAAAGTGGAACATCTCCTTTAAACAAACATATCTTCTAATCCCCTTAACAACCCAGGAATCTATCTTTATAAAGGTTTATAAGACTGTTGTCTGCAAtgccattttatttattcctcCTTAACAAAGTTGAAGTTTCCTAAAGTACACCATAAATGTCCCACTGAAAAATTTTTTAACAAATGTATAGGTAACATCTAACTGTGGGACTTATACTTGAGCCACTTATGTGCACCACGGACTTCAAAAGGTGGATTTTGGTGGTAGAGGTAATTGGCTATATCTTCCACAGGTGGTTCTGGATCCGTTGTAGCAAACTGAGCTGCTTCCTCgacttctttcttcacatctgcATCAATTTCTTTCAATTCTTCAATATTGCTGAGGTTGTTGCTGATAATTCTCTCTCGGAGAAGCATTATGGGATCACTCTTACTTCTCACGTTATGAACTTCTTCTCGTGAACGGTAACTGATCCCTGGGTCGCTCATACTGTGTCCATGATAACGGTAGGTCTGCAGCTCCATCACAATGGGCCCCTTTCCGGATCTGCAGTGATCAGCGGCGAACTTGGTTGCCTCCCGAACACTGAGAATATCCATCCCATTCACCCTCAGTCCGGGGATAATAAAGCCTTTCTTGTGGTAATCAGTACTGGCTGCTGATCTCTCAATCGAGGTTCCCATTCCATAGAGGTTATTCTCACAGATGAAAACGCAGGGTAATTTCCACAAGGCTGACATATTGTAGGCTTCGAATACCTGCCCCTGGTTAGCCGCACCATCTCCATACAAAGCCAAGCAGACCTGACCATTCTTCAGGTATTTACAGGCGAAAGCCACACCAGCTCCCAGGGGTACCTGGGCCCCAACAATGCCATTGCCACCGTAGAAGTTCTTGCCGTACATGTGCATAGAGCCTCCCTTG of Mus pahari chromosome 4, PAHARI_EIJ_v1.1, whole genome shotgun sequence contains these proteins:
- the Pdha2 gene encoding pyruvate dehydrogenase E1 component subunit alpha, testis-specific form, mitochondrial isoform X1, which codes for MRKMLAAVLSHVFSGMVQKPALRGLLSSLKFSNDATCDLKKCDLYRLEEGPPTSTVLTRAEALKYYRTMQVIRRMELKADQLYKQKFIRGFCHLCDGQEACCVGLEAGINPTDHIITSYRAHGLCYTRGLSVKSILAELTGRKGGCAKGKGGSMHMYGKNFYGGNGIVGAQVPLGAGVAFACKYLKNGQVCLALYGDGAANQGQVFEAYNMSALWKLPCVFICENNLYGMGTSIERSAASTDYHKKGFIIPGLRVNGMDILSVREATKFAADHCRSGKGPIVMELQTYRYHGHSMSDPGISYRSREEVHNVRSKSDPIMLLRERIISNNLSNIEELKEIDADVKKEVEEAAQFATTDPEPPVEDIANYLYHQNPPFEVRGAHKWLKYKSHS
- the Pdha2 gene encoding pyruvate dehydrogenase E1 component subunit alpha, testis-specific form, mitochondrial isoform X2; this translates as MRKMLAAVLSHVFSGMVQKPALRGLLSSLKFSNDATCDLKKCDLYRLEEGPPTSTVLTRAEALKYYRTMQVIRRMELKADQLYKQKFIRGFCHLCDGQEACCVGLEAGINPTDHIITSYRAHGLCYTRGLSVKSILAELTGRKGGCAKGKGGSMHMYGKNFYGGNGIVGAQGQVFEAYNMSALWKLPCVFICENNLYGMGTSIERSAASTDYHKKGFIIPGLRVNGMDILSVREATKFAADHCRSGKGPIVMELQTYRYHGHSMSDPGISYRSREEVHNVRSKSDPIMLLRERIISNNLSNIEELKEIDADVKKEVEEAAQFATTDPEPPVEDIANYLYHQNPPFEVRGAHKWLKYKSHS